The Cystobacter fuscus DSM 2262 DNA window TTCCGGCGCTGGCCCCGGACGAGGCGAGGTGCTCATCCTCGGAAAACCCAATCAACCCATGACAGTGGAAACCCTCACGAGCGACAGCTCCGAGTGCAAGACCGACCAGGGTTGTGAATGGACCGTCCCCCTGGAGTTCGAACTCCTGCCGCACGCCGCCGAGGGCTCCGTCGAGGTGGAGTGGAAGGTGACGGCCGAGGCGTACGCCGAGGGCGCGACCACGTTGCCCAAGGGCTTCACCGTGCAGGTCTCGGAGCCATGAAAGCCCCCTTGCCGCACCTGCTCTCGAGCAGCCTCTCGTTGATGGTGGCCGCGTGCCATCCCGGCTACAACGTCCAGGTGCCCCACTCTCAAGTCGAGAGCGTGGTGATGTCTCTCCCCCCCTCCGCGCCCAGGGTCGAACAGCGCCTCGTCATGGTCGTCGCACCGAAGGAGGGCAAGAAGATGAGGATTGAATATGCCTCGTTGTCGCTCGAGGTGGATCACTCCTGGCAGGGGCTGAAGGGCGACACCTCGGAACTCATTCCGTGGATCCGTGTCCGGATCGTGGACGAGCGTGACGGCAGCATCTACGCGGAGAGAGCCAACGACACCAACCCGCTCCATCCCATCATGGGGCTCTACCGCCTCGACCACCCCTTGTGTCAACAGGCCGAAGAGCGGTGCGAGGTCCCGTTCCGGATCGAAATCGAGCGGCAGGGGCCGCCAGCGGAAGGCATCCTGAACGTGCACTGGAAGGCCAGCGGGTCCGCGCTCGCGCATGAAGCGGAAGTCAGCAACATCGAGGTCCGCCTGCGAGAGCGCTGACCGGGGGCGGTGCGGTCCAGAGGCTCAGCGTTGGTGCTCGCGCAGTTCCTTCACGAGCCGCCCGGCGCCATCGACTTTCGCCATGTCGAGTGGCGAGCGCTGGCCGGACCAGGTCAGCCGGCTCACGCCAGGAACTCATCGGTGGACTGGGTCCTGGCATAGGCGAAGCTGAGCGCCGCCATGAAAGCGGCATGAACCTGAGCGGCGGGTACGCGCACGCCTCCGAATTCCAGATCGCGGCTGGCGCAGGCATCGTGGATCAGGGTGCAGCGGTAGCCCAGATCGGCCGCCGCCCGCACCCCGCCATCGATGCACATGTGGCTCATGGCGCCACAGATGATGAGTTCCTCGATCCCGTGGCGCTCGAGGATTGTCTTCAGCTCGGTCTCGCGGAAGGAGTTGACGAAGTGCTTCAGCACCACCGGCTCCGCCGCCGCCGGGGTCACCTTCTCATGGATCGCGGCCCCGCTCGAACCTGGAGTGAAGAAGGGAGCGTCGGCGGTCTTGAATTCATGGCGGACATGGACGACCAACTCACCCCGAGCCCGCGCGGCGGCGATCAGCCGTGCGGTGTTGTCCGCGGCGGCGTCAATGCCGTTGAGGGTCCATTTCCCGCCCGGGAAGTAATCATTCTGGACGTCGATGACGATGAGGGCGCGCTTGCTCATGGTGCCTTCCTTCTGGTCCTGGCCGTTGGGGTGCCGCGGTGAATGGTCGGAAGATAGAGCGGCGCTCCGCCCCATCGGGATTGGCGGAACTGACAGGATCAGGGGTAGAACTGACAAATGACCACAGGGCACGTCCTGGCCCATATCGGACTGCTGCTCTATCCCGGTGCCCAGATGTCGGCGGTACATGGGTTGACGGACATGTTCCGCATCGCCAACCGGCTCGCGGCCCAGCAGGGCGTGTCGGGCGTGCCCGCCCTGCGGGTCAGCCATTGGCGGCCTGACGATGGCGGGAAGATGGAGCGGGTCTTCGACACCCACGCCCAGGCCGGGGCGTCCCTGGTCGCGTTGATCCTTCCGCCAAGCCTGGAGGAAGAGCCGCGGGAAGAGCAGAGGAGGACGCTGGCCCGCTGGATCGCCGCCCGGCATGCCGCGGGCACCACGCTCTGCTCCATCTGCGCCGGTGCCTTCCTGTTGGCGGAAACGGGGCTGTTGGATGGCCGGCCAGCGACGACCCATTGGAGCCTGGCGGAGCGGCTGGCCGAGCGATTTCCCGCCATCCGGCTGGAGCCGGACAAGCTGCTCGTCGAGGATGGAGACATCATCACGGCGGGTGGCGTGATGGCCTGGGTCGATCTCGGGTTGCGGCTGGTGGATCGGCTGCTCAGTCCGAGTCTCATGCTGGCGACCGCCCGTTTCTTCCTGGCGGATCCCTCCGGGCGCGAGCAACGCTTCTACAGCCACTTCTCGCCCAAGCTGCACCATGGGGACGAGGCCATCCTGAAGGTGCAGCACTGGCTCCAGGCCCGCGGCCCGGAAAAGGTGACATTGCCGATGATGGCGGCGCATGCCGCGCTGGGCGAGCGCACCTTCTTGCGCCGCTTCCAGAAAGCGACGGGGTTGAGCCCGACCACCTATGTTCAGTACCTGCGTGTGGGCAAGGCACGGGAGCTGCTGGAGTTCTCGAACCTGTCCATCGAGCAGGTGGCCTGGCGGGTGGGCTACGAGGACCCTGGCGCCTTCCGCAAGGTCTTCTTCAAACGGATGGGCTTGTCCCCTGGTGACTACCGGCGCCGATTCAGCGTCACCGGCCATCGAGGCGCGTGAGCCGTGACGCGGCACTGGCTACAGCCGAGGGGGCGAGGAGGGCTGCTGACGGGTGCCATGAGGGCTGTGTGCCGGGCGGCATCTCAACGGCTCTCAGCGGCAGCGCCTTGCCCCGGGACCCTCGCACGGCCGGGAATGTGGTGAGATGGGCACCAGAGCATCCGGGTGCTGGCTCGTCGGCGGTCGGCGGCCCTCCGGAGCCCTGGGGGTCCGTGACGATGTCAGCGAACAACAGCATCCACAACAATCACGAGCCGGTGCGCAACGAGTACCTGGACCAGGTGCGCGAGCAGCAGCAGCGCGTCGAGGTGGACCTGAAAGCCCGCAAGATGGTGGCGCAGGTGCAGGCGCCCATGGGCGGCCGGGCCCGGGCGCTGGCCGCCGTCGCGGCCCCCCGCGAGATTCCAGGCAACGCCGTGGACGTGCGCATCACGGGCTTCTGGCGATGGAAGACGGTGGTGGTGCCGCCCAACGCCTACGTCGTGCACACCCGGCGCGGCCATGCGCAGCCGCTGCATATCGGCCTGGGGGTGTCCTTCCGCTTCAACCCGGCCACGGACTCGTTCCTGGTGGTCCCGGGCGCCATGCAGACCATCCTCATCAACGCGCACTGCATCTGCCGCGAGTTGCAGGGGCTACTGGTGCAGGGCTACGTGCAGTGGATCATCGAGGACTTCGCCACGGCCTACAAGAAGCTGGACTTCACGGACGCCGAGGAGCCCATGCGAGTGGTGAACGTGCAACTGCGCGAGCAGGCGGAGGCGGCCATCAAGGACAAGGTGGCCACCATGAGCATCGACGCGGTGCTCTCGGACAAACAGCCCATCATCGAGGAGCTGACGGCGCGGCTGCGCCACGTGGCCGAGGGCCTGGGCGGGGGCGACAAGGGCCT harbors:
- a CDS encoding GlxA family transcriptional regulator — encoded protein: MTTGHVLAHIGLLLYPGAQMSAVHGLTDMFRIANRLAAQQGVSGVPALRVSHWRPDDGGKMERVFDTHAQAGASLVALILPPSLEEEPREEQRRTLARWIAARHAAGTTLCSICAGAFLLAETGLLDGRPATTHWSLAERLAERFPAIRLEPDKLLVEDGDIITAGGVMAWVDLGLRLVDRLLSPSLMLATARFFLADPSGREQRFYSHFSPKLHHGDEAILKVQHWLQARGPEKVTLPMMAAHAALGERTFLRRFQKATGLSPTTYVQYLRVGKARELLEFSNLSIEQVAWRVGYEDPGAFRKVFFKRMGLSPGDYRRRFSVTGHRGA
- a CDS encoding cysteine hydrolase family protein, with the translated sequence MSKRALIVIDVQNDYFPGGKWTLNGIDAAADNTARLIAAARARGELVVHVRHEFKTADAPFFTPGSSGAAIHEKVTPAAAEPVVLKHFVNSFRETELKTILERHGIEELIICGAMSHMCIDGGVRAAADLGYRCTLIHDACASRDLEFGGVRVPAAQVHAAFMAALSFAYARTQSTDEFLA